A window from Gemmatimonadaceae bacterium encodes these proteins:
- the rpmE gene encoding 50S ribosomal protein L31 translates to MKAEIHPTYATATVTCACGNTFQTRSTVAEIHTDICAACHPFFTGKQKLIDTAGRVERFRQKYGKQSA, encoded by the coding sequence ATGAAGGCCGAAATCCATCCTACGTACGCCACCGCGACCGTCACCTGCGCCTGCGGCAACACGTTCCAGACGCGCTCGACCGTCGCCGAGATCCATACCGACATCTGCGCCGCTTGCCATCCGTTCTTCACGGGCAAGCAGAAGCTGATCGACACGGCTGGCCGTGTTGAGCGCTTCCGCCAGAAGTACGGGAAGCAGAGCGCCTGA
- the prfA gene encoding peptide chain release factor 1: MSLRDRLADALRRAAEVERDLLDPKTVRDARLMASLGREHQRLGQVVERAQHLEKLENELAQARELVAFDDADLAAEAKREVERLSGDIEAEELALRPLLVPPDPLHDRNAIVEIRAGTGGDEAALFAADLHRAYSRYIERHGGWRVETISYSEGALGGIKEVIFKVSGPGAFGALRFESGVHRVQRVPATEAAGRIHTSAATVAVLPEAEEIDLKIEDKDLRIDVFRSSGPGGQSVNTTDSAVRITHIPTGLVVSQQDQKSQLQNKLKAMEVLRSRLLDLRIAEQEAERSRMRKSQVSTGDRSAKIRTYNFPQSRVTDHRIGYTTHDLAGVMDGELDELMDALHLADIEERLAGDGG; this comes from the coding sequence CTGAGTCTCCGCGACCGGCTCGCCGACGCGCTGCGGCGCGCCGCCGAGGTCGAGCGCGACCTTCTCGATCCCAAGACGGTCCGCGACGCCCGCTTGATGGCGTCGCTGGGCCGTGAGCACCAGCGCCTCGGACAGGTCGTCGAGCGCGCCCAGCATCTCGAGAAGCTCGAGAACGAGCTCGCGCAGGCGCGCGAGCTCGTTGCGTTTGATGATGCCGACCTCGCCGCCGAGGCCAAGCGCGAGGTCGAGCGCCTGAGCGGCGACATCGAGGCCGAGGAACTCGCACTGCGGCCGCTGCTGGTCCCGCCGGACCCGCTGCACGACCGCAATGCCATCGTAGAAATCCGCGCTGGCACCGGCGGCGACGAAGCCGCGCTGTTCGCCGCGGACCTGCACCGCGCCTACTCGCGCTACATCGAGCGGCACGGCGGCTGGCGCGTGGAGACGATCTCCTACTCCGAGGGCGCCCTCGGCGGGATCAAGGAAGTCATCTTCAAGGTCAGCGGGCCCGGTGCCTTTGGCGCCCTGCGCTTCGAGTCCGGCGTGCATCGTGTGCAGCGCGTGCCCGCCACCGAGGCCGCCGGCCGCATCCACACCTCGGCCGCCACCGTCGCCGTGCTACCCGAGGCCGAGGAAATCGACCTCAAGATCGAGGACAAGGACCTGCGCATCGACGTGTTCCGCTCGTCGGGCCCGGGTGGCCAGTCGGTGAATACCACGGACTCCGCGGTGCGCATCACGCACATCCCGACGGGGCTCGTGGTCAGCCAGCAGGACCAGAAGTCGCAGCTGCAGAACAAGCTGAAGGCGATGGAGGTGCTGCGCTCGCGCCTGCTCGACCTGCGCATCGCCGAGCAGGAAGCCGAGCGCTCGCGGATGCGGAAGTCGCAGGTCTCCACCGGCGACCGCTCGGCGAAGATTCGCACCTACAACTTCCCGCAGTCGCGCGTGACCGATCATCGCATCGGCTACACGACGCACGATCTGGCCGGGGTGATGGACGGGGAGCTGGACGAGTTGATGGACGCGCTGCACCTGGCCGACATCGAGGAGCGGCTGGCGGGTGACGGCGGCTGA
- a CDS encoding Crp/Fnr family transcriptional regulator: MNTADFLATVPLFKTLAPAEVANFATMAREKTYPKGSVILFEDDPGDSLFVVRAGRVKVVLVAEDGREVILGILGVGEHFGELSLIDDQPRSAHVVAMEDSTLLVLRREDFRRRVEQSPQVAWALLIELSRRLRRADDKIGSLVLLDVPGRIARVILDAAAEGGSDEIAKPLTHQTIAHVIGASRETVSRAMRDFVEAGWITTEKRRIRIADRAGLEKRSQQRL, from the coding sequence ATGAACACCGCCGATTTTCTCGCGACCGTCCCGCTCTTCAAGACCCTTGCGCCGGCGGAAGTGGCCAACTTCGCGACGATGGCGCGGGAAAAGACGTATCCCAAGGGCAGCGTCATCCTCTTCGAGGATGATCCGGGCGATTCGCTCTTCGTGGTCCGCGCCGGCCGCGTGAAGGTCGTGCTCGTCGCCGAGGATGGTCGCGAGGTGATCCTGGGCATTCTGGGCGTCGGCGAGCACTTCGGCGAGTTGTCGCTGATTGACGACCAGCCCCGCTCGGCCCACGTGGTGGCGATGGAAGACAGCACCCTGCTGGTGCTCCGCCGCGAGGACTTCCGGCGGCGGGTGGAACAGAGCCCGCAGGTGGCCTGGGCCCTGTTGATTGAGCTTTCCCGACGCCTCCGCCGCGCGGACGACAAGATCGGCTCGCTGGTGCTGCTCGACGTCCCCGGTCGCATCGCCCGCGTCATTCTCGATGCCGCGGCCGAGGGCGGGAGCGATGAAATCGCCAAGCCGCTGACCCACCAGACCATCGCCCACGTGATTGGCGCCAGCCGCGAGACGGTGTCGCGCGCCATGCGCGACTTCGTGGAAGCGGGCTGGATTACGACCGAGAAGCGGCGCATCCGCATTGCGGATCGCGCCGGACTGGAGAAGCGCTCGCAGCAGCGCCTGTGA
- a CDS encoding GAF domain-containing protein, whose translation MPTLILAPVGRAVPALDRLETNPEVEVRRVPALPAPDALDADAPVVALIDAALAAAAGADALSALSGRVALVGVGEPGADTPEGALAEAPLAGWLPADASPGAGRTVLQAALRHAGALVAAQRAERLQASSATELNELSRVGAALATERDLDTLLGMILTQARRLSSADAGSLYLVEFDGEGNATALRFKLSQNTTLPDLPFSEFTVPINHSSLSGYVAATGERLMIDDVYLLSENVSYRQNRSFDEKFGYRTKSMLVQPMFTLKDETIGVLQLINRKRDGAVPLTSREAVEAQVIPFDQRSADLVAALAAQAAVAIENSRLYEDIERLFEGFVTAAVTAIEARDPTTSGHSFRVATLTTGLAESVDRHGEGPYKGVTFSREQLRELRYAGLLHDFGKVGVREQVLVKQKKLYHHDLALVRNRFQYLMQQADLEYERERAEFLAEHGKRDYGEFVTRLDVDRRMQRDQLSRWMDAIVRANEPTILPEGTFTELEEIHRQTYVDFDGVVRPLLSEDELRFLMINKGNLDPRERREIESHVTHTFRFLEQIPWTRELRGIPNIAFGHHEKLDGSGYPRRVKGEEIPIQTRMMTIADIYDALTATDRPYKRSVAPERALDILQAEAKSGFVDAHLLKTFAEAEVFRRVTPSEGTKRRTSWVMTPPQG comes from the coding sequence GTGCCCACGCTGATCCTCGCCCCCGTTGGCCGCGCCGTTCCGGCCCTGGACCGCCTCGAGACCAATCCCGAGGTGGAGGTCCGGCGCGTGCCCGCGCTGCCGGCACCGGATGCGCTCGACGCCGACGCTCCGGTCGTGGCGTTGATCGATGCAGCGCTGGCCGCTGCGGCTGGCGCGGACGCGTTGTCGGCACTCTCGGGACGCGTCGCGCTGGTCGGCGTGGGTGAGCCTGGCGCGGACACACCCGAGGGCGCGCTCGCCGAGGCACCCTTGGCGGGATGGCTGCCCGCGGACGCGTCGCCCGGCGCGGGCCGCACCGTGCTGCAGGCGGCCCTGCGGCACGCCGGCGCCTTGGTGGCGGCGCAGCGCGCCGAACGCCTGCAGGCCTCATCGGCCACTGAACTCAACGAGCTCTCGCGGGTCGGCGCGGCGTTGGCTACCGAGCGCGACCTCGACACCCTGCTGGGGATGATCCTCACGCAGGCGCGGCGGCTCTCCAGCGCCGACGCCGGTTCGCTGTACCTCGTGGAGTTCGACGGCGAGGGCAACGCCACGGCGCTGCGCTTCAAGCTCTCACAGAACACCACCCTGCCCGACCTGCCGTTCTCCGAGTTCACGGTCCCGATCAACCATTCGAGCCTGTCGGGCTACGTGGCCGCCACCGGCGAGCGGTTGATGATCGACGACGTGTATCTCCTCTCGGAGAACGTGAGCTACCGGCAGAACCGCAGCTTCGACGAGAAGTTCGGCTACCGCACGAAGTCGATGCTCGTGCAGCCGATGTTCACGCTGAAGGACGAGACGATTGGCGTGCTGCAGTTGATCAACCGCAAGCGCGACGGCGCAGTCCCGCTGACCTCGCGCGAGGCGGTGGAGGCGCAGGTCATTCCCTTCGACCAGCGCTCGGCCGACCTCGTGGCGGCCCTGGCCGCGCAGGCGGCGGTGGCGATCGAGAACTCGCGGCTCTACGAGGACATCGAGCGCCTGTTCGAGGGCTTCGTGACCGCAGCGGTCACGGCGATCGAGGCCCGAGACCCGACGACCTCGGGCCACTCGTTCCGTGTGGCGACGCTCACGACCGGATTGGCGGAGTCGGTGGACCGCCACGGCGAGGGGCCGTACAAGGGCGTCACGTTCAGCCGCGAGCAGTTGCGGGAACTGCGCTACGCCGGACTGCTGCACGACTTCGGCAAGGTCGGCGTGCGTGAGCAGGTGCTGGTAAAGCAGAAGAAGCTCTACCACCACGACCTGGCATTGGTGCGCAATCGGTTCCAGTACCTGATGCAGCAGGCGGACCTCGAGTACGAGCGCGAGCGCGCGGAGTTCCTGGCCGAGCACGGGAAGCGGGACTACGGCGAGTTCGTGACGCGCCTCGACGTGGACCGGCGGATGCAGCGCGACCAGCTTTCGCGCTGGATGGACGCCATCGTGCGGGCGAACGAGCCGACCATCCTGCCCGAGGGCACCTTCACCGAGCTGGAGGAGATCCACCGCCAGACCTACGTGGACTTCGACGGCGTCGTGCGCCCGCTGCTCTCCGAGGACGAGCTGCGGTTCCTGATGATCAACAAGGGCAACCTCGACCCGCGCGAGCGCCGCGAGATCGAGTCGCACGTGACGCACACGTTCCGCTTCCTCGAGCAGATCCCGTGGACGCGGGAGCTGCGCGGGATTCCCAACATCGCGTTCGGGCACCACGAGAAACTCGACGGCTCCGGCTATCCGCGCCGTGTGAAGGGTGAGGAGATCCCCATCCAGACGCGGATGATGACCATCGCGGACATCTACGACGCGCTGACGGCGACGGACCGGCCGTACAAGCGCTCGGTGGCGCCGGAGCGGGCGCTGGACATCCTGCAGGCCGAGGCGAAGTCGGGCTTCGTGGACGCGCACCTGCTCAAGACCTTCGCGGAGGCGGAGGTGTTCCGACGCGTGACGCCGAGCGAAGGAACGAAGCGGCGCACGTCGTGGGTGATGACGCCGCCGCAGGGCTGA
- the prmC gene encoding peptide chain release factor N(5)-glutamine methyltransferase, giving the protein MTAADADAMTVGELMESLSRRLVGPGVPPARAQARDLIAAVLDRPRFWPSANADSALAATDALAIEAAAARFREGMPMQYAVGKAGFRQLTLAVDRRVLIPRPETELLVELVLAAQRGGRGTVVDVGTGSGAIALALASEGGFERVIATDISADALAVAHENLGAIAEDRRARVEFRQGQLLAPVAGERVEVVVSNPPYISPAEARELPALVHDWEPHLALFADDDGMAAIRALVPEAAAVLLPGGLLALEVDARRADLAVAAVAADPRFTEVEHRLDLTGRPRFVVARRQES; this is encoded by the coding sequence GTGACGGCGGCTGACGCCGACGCGATGACGGTCGGCGAGCTGATGGAATCGCTGTCGCGCCGACTCGTCGGGCCGGGAGTGCCGCCGGCCCGGGCACAGGCGCGTGACCTCATCGCCGCGGTGCTTGATCGACCGCGGTTCTGGCCTTCCGCCAACGCGGATTCTGCACTTGCCGCGACCGACGCCCTGGCGATAGAGGCCGCTGCCGCACGGTTTCGCGAGGGCATGCCGATGCAGTACGCCGTCGGCAAGGCAGGCTTCCGCCAGCTCACCCTCGCCGTGGATCGCCGCGTGCTGATCCCGCGGCCGGAGACGGAGTTGCTCGTCGAACTCGTGCTCGCGGCCCAGCGTGGGGGGCGGGGCACCGTGGTGGACGTGGGGACCGGCTCGGGCGCCATCGCCCTAGCGCTCGCCTCCGAGGGCGGATTCGAGCGCGTGATTGCCACGGACATCTCGGCGGACGCCCTCGCCGTCGCGCACGAGAACCTGGGCGCCATCGCCGAGGACCGCCGCGCCCGCGTGGAGTTCCGGCAGGGCCAGCTCCTGGCCCCCGTGGCCGGAGAGAGGGTGGAGGTGGTGGTCAGTAACCCGCCCTATATTTCCCCGGCGGAAGCGCGCGAACTCCCGGCCTTGGTGCACGACTGGGAACCCCACCTCGCGCTCTTCGCCGACGACGACGGGATGGCGGCCATTCGGGCCCTCGTCCCTGAGGCCGCCGCGGTGCTGTTGCCCGGCGGACTGCTCGCCCTCGAGGTGGACGCCAGGCGCGCCGACCTCGCGGTGGCGGCCGTCGCGGCGGACCCCCGGTTCACCGAAGTGGAACATCGTCTCGATCTCACCGGCCGCCCGCGTTTCGTGGTGGCCCGACGACAGGAGTCGTAA
- a CDS encoding dihydrofolate reductase, whose product MGRVRVESFTISLDGYGAGRDQALERPLGLHGEELHRWFLPTRTFQRAHGDGDGTTGLDDEFASRGFRNIGAWIMGRNMFGPVRGPWPDEQWRGWWGERPPYHVPVFVLTNHPRAPLAMDGGTTFHFVNDGIQEALEQAREAAGAADVRIGGGVSVIRQYLAASLIDELHIAVSPVLLGGGESLFAGLDLRALGYACTRTAASDAATHFIIQRAGG is encoded by the coding sequence ATGGGACGCGTCCGGGTCGAAAGCTTCACGATCTCGCTCGACGGCTACGGCGCCGGCCGCGACCAGGCGCTCGAGCGACCGCTTGGCCTCCACGGCGAGGAGCTGCATCGCTGGTTCCTGCCGACGCGCACGTTTCAACGCGCGCACGGTGACGGCGATGGGACGACCGGGCTCGACGACGAGTTTGCGTCCCGGGGATTCAGGAACATCGGCGCCTGGATCATGGGGCGAAACATGTTCGGCCCAGTGCGCGGCCCCTGGCCAGACGAGCAGTGGCGCGGTTGGTGGGGCGAGCGGCCGCCGTACCACGTGCCGGTGTTCGTGCTCACGAATCACCCACGCGCGCCGCTCGCGATGGACGGCGGCACGACCTTCCACTTCGTGAACGACGGCATCCAGGAGGCCCTTGAGCAGGCCCGCGAGGCGGCGGGCGCGGCGGACGTGCGCATCGGTGGCGGTGTCAGCGTCATTCGGCAGTATCTGGCCGCTTCGCTAATCGACGAGTTGCACATTGCGGTGTCGCCCGTGCTGCTCGGCGGCGGTGAGTCGCTCTTCGCTGGGCTCGACCTGCGAGCGCTAGGCTACGCGTGCACCCGCACGGCAGCGTCGGACGCCGCGACGCATTTCATCATCCAGCGCGCGGGCGGCTAG
- a CDS encoding MBL fold metallo-hydrolase: MSLRIRFWGTRGSIPTPGSKTVRYGGNTPCVELRTDDGWLVILDAGTGIRELGRELLMRANGGPIKGDIFLTHAHWDHIQGIPFFAPIFGRGNHFTIWGSETLERSFDKVLRDQMSPVVFPVTFEELDATIDFRGLPADTPTAGSGYEVTAFEVQHPGGAMGYRFSQPGRPGGDLVYVSDNELAPHPRYASTPDWRDRMVTWARGATVLIHDTTYTTDEYDHHQGWGHSTYAEAVELALDAEVRTLVLFHHEPRRTDDQLEQCLADCQAMVKDRGGSLQVMIAAEGLSLTL; this comes from the coding sequence ATGAGCCTGCGCATCCGATTCTGGGGAACGCGTGGGTCCATCCCGACCCCTGGCAGCAAGACCGTGCGCTATGGCGGGAACACGCCCTGCGTGGAACTGCGAACCGACGACGGGTGGCTGGTGATCCTGGACGCCGGAACGGGGATTCGCGAACTGGGGCGTGAGTTGCTGATGCGGGCCAATGGCGGGCCGATCAAGGGAGACATCTTCCTGACGCACGCCCACTGGGACCACATCCAGGGCATCCCGTTCTTCGCGCCGATCTTCGGCCGGGGGAATCACTTCACGATCTGGGGCTCCGAGACGCTGGAACGGAGCTTTGACAAGGTGTTGCGGGACCAGATGTCACCGGTCGTGTTTCCGGTGACGTTCGAGGAGCTGGACGCGACCATCGATTTCCGGGGCCTGCCGGCGGACACACCCACGGCGGGCTCGGGGTACGAGGTGACGGCGTTCGAGGTGCAGCATCCGGGGGGAGCGATGGGGTATCGGTTCTCCCAGCCGGGGCGGCCTGGCGGCGATTTGGTGTATGTGTCGGACAACGAGCTGGCGCCACATCCGCGCTATGCCTCGACGCCCGACTGGCGGGACCGGATGGTGACCTGGGCGAGGGGGGCGACAGTCCTCATCCATGACACCACCTACACGACGGACGAGTACGACCATCACCAGGGCTGGGGGCACTCGACCTATGCCGAGGCGGTGGAGCTGGCGCTGGACGCGGAGGTACGGACGCTCGTGCTGTTCCATCACGAGCCCCGCCGCACCGACGACCAGTTGGAGCAGTGCCTGGCGGATTGCCAGGCGATGGTGAAGGACCGTGGCGGATCGTTGCAGGTGATGATCGCCGCGGAGGGCTTGTCCCTGACTCTCTAA
- a CDS encoding hydantoinase B/oxoprolinase family protein: MSDALSLAVWSSAFAAVAEEMGSVLVRGSLSPNIRERRDASCALFDADGEMIAQAAHIPVHLGALPESVRAVRAQQPRPGDVFLLNSPWHGGSHLPDLTMVEAIADEGRIAGYAVVRAHHADVGGMSPGSMPQGATELVQEGLVLPPVRLVREGVLDESLLGLVLANVRTPDERRGDLSAQRAACSAGANGWRALLERHGRATMEAAGQALLDYAERRARARLEGLEGSEGVAEDRLEGDGVTDADIPLRVRLRVRDASLHLDFAGTSPMVAGNVNCPIQVTRAAALFVLRSLLDDDVPTNEGIARAIEITTPDDCCISARAPHAVAAGNVEMSQRVTDLLFAAFAAAGVPVPAQGQGTMNNVTFGGRGWTFYETLGGGQGASIAGPGPSAVHVGMSNTRNTPIESLELAYPIVIERYELRRGSGGLGRHAGGDGILRRYRVLEPCTVTLLTERRRHAPRGADGGADGACGENLLNGEPLPAKCRRELKAGDLLEIRTPGGGGWG, from the coding sequence GTGAGCGACGCCCTCTCTCTTGCCGTCTGGTCGTCGGCCTTCGCCGCCGTCGCGGAGGAGATGGGCAGCGTGCTCGTGCGCGGCTCGCTCTCGCCAAACATCCGCGAGCGCCGTGATGCCAGCTGCGCACTGTTCGACGCCGACGGCGAGATGATCGCGCAGGCGGCGCACATCCCCGTGCACCTCGGCGCGCTGCCCGAGAGCGTGCGCGCCGTGCGCGCGCAGCAGCCACGGCCCGGCGACGTCTTCCTGCTCAACAGCCCCTGGCACGGCGGCTCGCACCTGCCGGACCTCACGATGGTCGAGGCCATCGCCGACGAGGGCCGCATCGCGGGCTACGCCGTCGTCCGCGCGCATCACGCTGATGTCGGCGGGATGAGCCCCGGCTCGATGCCGCAGGGTGCCACGGAGTTGGTGCAGGAAGGGTTGGTGCTGCCTCCCGTGCGCCTGGTGCGCGAGGGCGTGCTGGACGAATCGTTGCTCGGATTGGTCCTGGCCAACGTGCGCACGCCTGACGAGCGACGCGGCGATCTCTCCGCGCAGCGCGCCGCCTGCAGCGCCGGCGCCAACGGATGGCGTGCCCTGCTCGAGCGGCACGGACGCGCCACCATGGAGGCCGCGGGTCAGGCACTGCTGGATTACGCCGAGCGTCGCGCGCGCGCGCGGCTTGAGGGGCTCGAGGGTTCGGAGGGCGTGGCCGAGGACCGGCTCGAGGGCGATGGTGTCACCGACGCCGACATCCCACTGCGCGTGCGTTTGCGCGTGCGGGACGCATCGCTGCACCTCGACTTCGCCGGAACCTCGCCGATGGTCGCCGGCAACGTGAACTGCCCGATCCAGGTGACACGCGCGGCAGCGCTCTTCGTACTGCGTTCACTGCTCGACGATGATGTCCCGACGAACGAAGGCATCGCGCGCGCGATCGAGATCACCACGCCGGACGATTGCTGCATTTCTGCCCGTGCCCCGCACGCCGTCGCCGCGGGCAACGTCGAGATGAGCCAGCGCGTGACCGATCTGCTCTTCGCCGCCTTCGCGGCCGCCGGAGTTCCCGTGCCGGCGCAGGGTCAGGGCACGATGAACAACGTGACCTTCGGCGGCCGCGGCTGGACCTTCTACGAGACCTTGGGCGGCGGGCAGGGAGCCAGCATCGCGGGGCCCGGTCCCAGCGCCGTGCACGTGGGGATGAGCAACACGCGCAACACGCCCATCGAGTCGCTGGAACTCGCGTATCCCATTGTGATCGAGCGCTACGAACTCCGCCGCGGCTCCGGCGGTTTGGGCCGACACGCGGGCGGCGACGGCATCCTGCGGCGCTACCGCGTGCTGGAGCCCTGCACGGTCACGCTGCTGACCGAGCGCCGACGGCACGCGCCGCGCGGCGCCGACGGCGGGGCCGACGGCGCCTGCGGCGAGAACCTGCTCAACGGCGAACCGCTGCCGGCGAAATGCCGGCGCGAGCTCAAGGCCGGCGACCTGCTCGAGATCCGGACCCCGGGCGGCGGCGGCTGGGGCTAG